One part of the Ziziphus jujuba cultivar Dongzao chromosome 2, ASM3175591v1 genome encodes these proteins:
- the LOC107419348 gene encoding small ribosomal subunit protein uS9m — MLSRLLPKPSNFRYLTLASSKLLSYPQPQFPSSPPTPTTFTFPSRFFSSKHNNNNNGKDRQDSDGVWKISEESDGKFEPFFSQASGKTAETDFGLKGYEGEGDDDWKTVEGYKAWSLVEEEKSDLFDIGDEHLKVVGESETGLDSSSSLEDEKKKEEAKRLEKEEQELTAILKGPNRAFGDLISASGITDEMLDSLLALKDLEGVEGLPPLREIEDLRYEKSKRKSSTAEIERQKQEEFAKARVRQVDEKGRAYGTGRRKCSIARVWIQPGDGKFLVNDKQFDVYFPMLDHRAALLRPFSETKTLGLWDVTCTVQGGGVSGQVGAIRLGISKALQNWEPDMRPALRSAGFLTRDSRVVERKKPGKAKARKSFQWVKR, encoded by the exons ATGCTCTCTCGTCTTCTTCCAAAACCCTCAAATTTCCGATATCTAACCCTAGCTTCTTCAAAATTACTTTCCTATCCCCAACCCCAGTTCCCTTCCTCTCCTCCCACTCCCACAACCTTCACTTTCCCTTCCAGATTCTTCTCCTCCaaacacaacaacaacaacaatggcAAGGACCGGCAAGACTCCGACGGCGTTTGGAAAATTTCTGAAGAAAGTGACGGAAAGTTCGAACCTTTTTTCTCTCAAGCTTCTGGGAAAACCGCGGAGACTGATTTCGGATTGAAAGGCTACGAAGGTGAAGGTGATGATGATTGGAAGACTGTGGAAGGTTACAAAGCTTGGAGCCTAGTAGAGGAGGAGAAAAGCGATTTATTCGATATTGGAGACGAACATTTGAAGGTTGTTGGTGAATCTGAAACTGGATTAGATAGTAGTAGTAGTTTGGAggatgagaaaaagaaagaggaggCTAAGAGGCTTGAGAAGGAAGAACAGGAACTCACTGCCATTCTCAAAg GACCAAATCGTGCATTTGGGGACTTAATTTCTGCATCTGGTATTACTGATGAAATGCTTGACAGTTTGCTTGCATTGAAGGATTTGGAAGGAGTGGAGGGATTGCCTCCTTTGAGAGAAATAGAGGATTTGAGGTATgagaaaagtaaaagaaaatcaagCACAGCTGAAATAGAGAGGCAGAAGCAGGAGGAGTTTGCGAAAGCCAGAGTGAGGCAAGTAGATGAGAAAGGGAGAGCTTATGGTACTGGAAGGAGGAAATGCAGTATAGCCCGTGTATGGATTCAGCCTGGGGATGGAAAGTTCTTAGTTAATGATAAACAATTCGATGTGTATTTTCCGATGCTTGATCACCGGGCTGCTCTTCTCCGGCCTTTCTCAGAGACGAAAACATTGGGGTTGTGGGATGTTACTTGTACCGTTCAAGGAGGTGGCGTGTCAG GCCAAGTTGGAGCAATTCGGCTGGGAATCAGCAAGGCCTTGCAAAATTGGGAACCAGATATGCGTCCTGCACTAAGATCTG CTGGTTTCTTGACAAGAGATTCACGTGTTGTGGAAAGGAAAAAGCCAGGGAAAGCAAAAGCAAGAAAGAGCTTCCAATGGGTCAAGCGTTGA
- the LOC107419356 gene encoding ABC transporter G family member STR, translating to MAMAKRGRKETNKSLESLLDMDKSAAMKNAQPIQSRTLVPGQGLEFQNLSYSVIKKQKKEGVWINKEAYLLNDISGQAARGEILAIMGPSGAGKSTFLDALAGRIAQGSLEGSVRIDGKPVSASYMKMVSSYVMQDDQLFPMLTVFETFMFAAEVRLPPSISRDEKKKRVYELIDQLGLQSAMHTYIGNEGRRGVSGGEKRRVSIGIDIIHKPSLLFLDEPTSGLDSTSAYSVVEKVKDIAQGGSMVLMTIHQPSYRIQMLLDRIIVLARGRLIYAGSPLGLSAHLTGFERPVPEGENSLEYLLDVIKEYDDSTVGLDPLVLYQRDGIKPDQVARTPIPKPPKTQRTPRTSHQKTPTPKQLITLHSQGFSSGNMTPVPENGQLDYRYEDEDDDFDNSLERKTVHTPLSMQSGVYNPRLASQFYKDFSMWIYNGVRGTPRRQPSWTPARTPGRTPGITPNFSGIRSSMVSSQFPTPQINPSAAKTPVVFSTSMDSYMTSYEEFDLEEEEEALDEPEHHGPKFANPWLREVMVLSWRTALNVIRTPELFLSREIVLTVMALILSSLFKNLGHPSFKDINRLLNFYIFAVCLVFFSSNDAVPTFIQERFIFIRETSHNAYRASSYVISSLLVYLPFFAIQGFTFAGITKLLVQLKSNLFYFWLILYASLITTNAYVMLISALVPSYITGYAVVIATTALFFLTCGFFLKQFEIPKYWRWLHYISAIKYPFEALLVNEFEGDKCYTGKPEDLSPGPLGDVRYSKRHNDTIGFRPDCLLIGDDVLFSMDITKTDIWIDVAILLAWGVLYRLLFYVVLRFYSKNVRK from the exons ATGGCCATGGCGAAGCGTGGCCGGAAAGAGACCAATAAAAGTCTCGAAAGTCTACTTGACATGGACAAATCCGCAGCTATGAAAAATGCACAGCCAATTCAATCAAGAACATTAGTTCCTGGTCAAGGCCTTGAATTCCAAAACCTTTCATACAGTGTGATAAAGAAGCAGAAAAAAGAAGGGGTTTGGATTAATAAAGAAGCTTATCTTCTTAATGATATCTCAGGACAGGCAGCAAGGGGAGAGATTTTAGCCATCATGGGGCCCAGTGGTGCTGGTAAATCAACATTTCTTGATGCCTTGGCCGGACGGATTGCTCAAGGAAGCTTGGAAGGTTCTGTTAGGATTGATGGAAAACCG GTTAGTGCAAGTTACATGAAGATGGTGTCTTCTTATGTGATGCAAGATGACCAGCTCTTCCCCATGTTGACTGTCTTTGAGACATTCATGTTTGCAGCAGAAGTAAGGCTTCCTCCTTCAATCTCTAGagatgaaaagaagaaaagagttTATGAACTCATTGACCAACTTGGTTTACAG AGTGCAATGCATACATATATTGGTAATGAAGGTAGAAGAGGAGTGTCTGGAGGAGAAAAGCGCAGGGTTTCTATAGGAATTGATATTATTCACAAGCCCTCGCTGTTGTTCCTCGATGAACCTACCTCCGGATTGGACTCTACGAGTGCTTACAGTGTGGTTGAAAAGGTTAAGGACATAGCTCAAGGTGGTAGCATGGTACTAATGACCATCCATCAGCCTTCATATCGAATTCAGATGCTCCTAGACCGCATCATAGTTCTAGCAAG AGGAAGACTGATATATGCAGGAAGCCCTCTTGGCCTGTCTGCCCATCTCACCGGCTTCGAAAGGCCAGTTCCTGAAGGCGAGAACAGCCTGGAGTATCTCCTAGATGTGATTAAAGAGTATGATGATTCAACTGTAGGATTAGACCCTTTGGTTCTGTACCAAAGGGATGGTATCAAACCTGACCAAGTTGCCAGAACTCCAATTCCAAAACCACCCAAAACACAAAGAACTCCAAGAACATCTCACCAAAAGACTCCAACACCAAAGCAATTGATCACCCTCCATAGTCAAGGATTTTCCTCTGGAAACATGACACCAGTTCCTGAAAATGGCCAATTGGATTACCGCTATGAAGACGAAGATGATGATTTCGATAACTCCCTGGAACGTAAAACGGTTCATACTCCACTCAGCATGCAGAGTGGTGTTTACAATCCTCGTTTGGCTTCTCAATTTTATAAAGATTTCTCCATGTGGATCTACAATGGTGTTAGGGGAACACCTCGCCGCCAACCTTCGTGGACACCAGCTAGAACTCCTGGAAGAACACCTGGTATAACACCAAATTTTTCTGGTATAAGAAGCAGCATGGTTTCAAGCCAATTTCCAACTCCTCAGATAAACCCTTCTGCGGCTAAAACCCCTGTAGTTTTCAGTACCTCCATGGATTCTTATATGACTTCTTATGAAGAGTTTgacttggaagaagaagaagaagcacttGATGAACCAGAACATCATGGACCAAAATTTGCAAATCCATGGCTCAGAGAGGTTATGGTACTCTCATGGAGGACAGCACTAAATGTGATCAGAACCCCAGAACTATTCCTCTCTCGTGAGATTGTATTGACAGTCATGGCTCTCATTCTCTCCTCCCTTTTCAAAAACCTTGGCCATCCAAGCTTCAAAGACATTAACCGTCTTCTCAACTTCTACATTTTCGCGGTTTGCCTGGTTTTCTTCTCCTCCAATGATGCTGTTCCAACTTTCATCCAAGAGAGATTCATCTTCATTAGGGAAACCTCCCACAATGCTTATAGAGCTTCCTCATATGTCATCTCTTCACTCCTCGTCTACCTCCCGTTTTTCGCCATCCAAGGCTTCACATTTGCCGGCATTACCAAACTTCTTGTCCAACTCAAAAGCAATCTCTTCTACTTCTGGTTGATCCTCTATGCTTCTCTCATCACCACCAATGCTTATGTGATGCTTATTAGTGCATTGGTTCCAAGCTATATCACTGGTTATGCTGTTGTGATTGCCACAACAGCTCTCTTCTTTCTGACTTGTGGGTTTTTCTTGAAACAGTTTGAGATACCAAAATACTGGAGGTGGCTCCATTACATCTCTGCAATAAAATACCCATTCGAGGCATTGTTGGTAAATGAATTCGAAGGAGACAAATGCTACACTGGTAAGCCTGAAGATCTTTCACCAGGGCCTCTAGGGGATGTGAGGTACAGTAAACGGCATAACGATACCATTGGTTTTCGACCAGATTGCTTGTTGATTGGCGATGATGTTCTGTTTTCAATGGATATTACCAAGACAGACATTTGGATTGACGTTGCTATCTTGCTGGCTTGGGGTGTTCTTTACAGGCTTTTGTTCTATGTGGTCCTTAGATTTTATTCCAAGAATGTTAGGAAATGA
- the LOC107419345 gene encoding TPR repeat-containing thioredoxin TDX isoform X2, whose amino-acid sequence MSDSKEKIDATETDPLGEDDTIVESDVELDDADVVEPDNDPPQKMGDPSVEVTEEKRDAAQTAKSKAVDFISEGKLDEAIDLITEAIMLNPTSAIPYATRASVFIKLKKPNAAIRDANAALEINPDSAKGYKIRGMAMALLGRWEEAARDLHIASKLDYDEEIGLVLKKVEPNAHKIEEHRRKYERIRKEREAKKAEIERKQKAEAQERDALSALKDGEVIGIHSASELETKLNAASKTSRLAILYFTATWCGPCRFISPLYVNLAGKHPKVVFLKVDIDEARDAAARWNISSVPTFYFIKDGKELDKVVGADKSALERKIEQYSPTK is encoded by the exons ATGTCAGACAGCAAGGAAAAGATCGATGCCACAGAAACTGATCCATTGGGTGAAGATGACACCATTGTAGAGTCTGATGTTGAGTTAGATGATGCTGATGTTGTGGAGCCTGATAATGATCCTCCACAAAAG atggGAGACCCTTCTGTTGAAGTTACAGAAGAAAAGAGAGATGCTGCACAAACCGCAAAATCAAAGGCTGTGGATTTTATTTCTGAAG GTAAGCTGGATGAAGCTATTGATCTTATAACTGAAGCCATCATGTTGAATCCTACTTCAGCAATACCATATGCAACTAGAG CTAGTGTCTTTATCAAGTTGAAAAAACCTAATGCAGCGATTCGAGATGCTAATGCAGCTTTAGAG ATTAACCCTGATTCAGCAAAAGGGTATAAAATAAGAGGAATGGCAATGGCCCTGTTGGGCCGTTGGGAAGAAGCAGCAAGGGATCTGCATATAGCATCTAAGTTAGATTATGACGAGGAGATAGGTTTGGTGCTTAAAAAG GTTGAGCCTAATGCCCACAAAATTGAAGAGCACCGCAGAAAATATGAACGCATACGGAAAGAAAGAGAGGCAAAAAAAGCTGAAATTGAGAGGAAGCAGAAAGCAGAAGCCCAA GAGCGAGATGCATTATCTGCACTCAAGGATG GGGAAGTCATCGGTATACATTCTGCTAGTGAACTAGAAACAAAGTTAAATGCTGCCTCAAAAACATCACGCCTTGCAATACTTTACTTCACTGCAACATGGTGTGGTCCTTGCCGTTTCATATCTCCTCTGTATGTGAACTTAGCTGGGAAGCATCCcaaagttgttttcttgaaGGTTGACATAGATGAGGCCAGGGATGCGGCCGCACGTTGGAACATTAGCAGCGTTCCAACATTTTACTTTATAAAAGATGGTAAGGAGTTGGATAAGGTGGTTGGGGCGGATAAAAGTGCACTTGAGAGGAAGATCGAACAGTATTCACCCACAAAATGA
- the LOC107419345 gene encoding TPR repeat-containing thioredoxin TDX isoform X1, whose translation MDTEKVAELKHLISRCKSNPSILQDPSLAFFKSYLQSLGARIPPDPRTDKVGESMSDSKEKIDATETDPLGEDDTIVESDVELDDADVVEPDNDPPQKMGDPSVEVTEEKRDAAQTAKSKAVDFISEGKLDEAIDLITEAIMLNPTSAIPYATRASVFIKLKKPNAAIRDANAALEINPDSAKGYKIRGMAMALLGRWEEAARDLHIASKLDYDEEIGLVLKKVEPNAHKIEEHRRKYERIRKEREAKKAEIERKQKAEAQERDALSALKDGEVIGIHSASELETKLNAASKTSRLAILYFTATWCGPCRFISPLYVNLAGKHPKVVFLKVDIDEARDAAARWNISSVPTFYFIKDGKELDKVVGADKSALERKIEQYSPTK comes from the exons ATGGATACTGAAAAAGTAGCAGAGCTGAAGCACCTCATCAGTCGGTGCAAGTCCAATCCTTCAATCCTCCAGGACCCTTCTCTTGCCTTCTTCAAGTCCTACCTCCAAAG TCTTGGCGCTCGAATTCCCCCTGACCCACGAACG GATAAAGTCGGTGAAAGCATGTCAGACAGCAAGGAAAAGATCGATGCCACAGAAACTGATCCATTGGGTGAAGATGACACCATTGTAGAGTCTGATGTTGAGTTAGATGATGCTGATGTTGTGGAGCCTGATAATGATCCTCCACAAAAG atggGAGACCCTTCTGTTGAAGTTACAGAAGAAAAGAGAGATGCTGCACAAACCGCAAAATCAAAGGCTGTGGATTTTATTTCTGAAG GTAAGCTGGATGAAGCTATTGATCTTATAACTGAAGCCATCATGTTGAATCCTACTTCAGCAATACCATATGCAACTAGAG CTAGTGTCTTTATCAAGTTGAAAAAACCTAATGCAGCGATTCGAGATGCTAATGCAGCTTTAGAG ATTAACCCTGATTCAGCAAAAGGGTATAAAATAAGAGGAATGGCAATGGCCCTGTTGGGCCGTTGGGAAGAAGCAGCAAGGGATCTGCATATAGCATCTAAGTTAGATTATGACGAGGAGATAGGTTTGGTGCTTAAAAAG GTTGAGCCTAATGCCCACAAAATTGAAGAGCACCGCAGAAAATATGAACGCATACGGAAAGAAAGAGAGGCAAAAAAAGCTGAAATTGAGAGGAAGCAGAAAGCAGAAGCCCAA GAGCGAGATGCATTATCTGCACTCAAGGATG GGGAAGTCATCGGTATACATTCTGCTAGTGAACTAGAAACAAAGTTAAATGCTGCCTCAAAAACATCACGCCTTGCAATACTTTACTTCACTGCAACATGGTGTGGTCCTTGCCGTTTCATATCTCCTCTGTATGTGAACTTAGCTGGGAAGCATCCcaaagttgttttcttgaaGGTTGACATAGATGAGGCCAGGGATGCGGCCGCACGTTGGAACATTAGCAGCGTTCCAACATTTTACTTTATAAAAGATGGTAAGGAGTTGGATAAGGTGGTTGGGGCGGATAAAAGTGCACTTGAGAGGAAGATCGAACAGTATTCACCCACAAAATGA
- the LOC107419347 gene encoding protein TIFY 6B isoform X2 gives MERDFLGLSSKKESLAVHEEPTDGGYKNSVVRDSGMQWSFSNKVSALPQFLSFKAAQEDRSRKTVQDPLASSTYMTISPADAFGTSQKPFSSAIQKNLIQEKQAGNHYAMTVFPPQHFGAQAVQHPHEVKMFPISNQHNQTIPLGLSTHVIQSHTTSGQNTIASTIIPQPLGGIPIATPVSVLPSSSMVGTTDLRNAPKTSGSSAQLTIFYAGSVNVYDDVSPEKAQAIMLLAGNGSSPTHSKPVPMAQVQAPLPRPATSESFVKSWSHTTSSCSGIPSLPNVLSGTSHGGPQCGGRSNSHELTMVKPVVASTSHSNHSEPPKVVSSVGSATTTVVPTAVPQARKASLARFLEKRKERVVSTSPYFVKNKSPECSTHGSDDQSFSVPSHGSYPLSASN, from the exons ATGGAGAGAGATTTCTTGGGTTTGAGTTCTAAAAAAGAATCGTTGGCTGTGCATGAAGAACCCACTGATGGTGGTTATAAGAATTCag TTGTGAGGGATTCAGGGATGCAGTGGTCATTTTCAAACAAGGTTTCTGCCCTTCCGCAGTTTTTGTCTTTCAAGGCTGCTCAGGAAGATAGGTCAAGAAAGACAGTTCAAGATCCACTTGCATCATCAACTTACATGACTATATCGCCTGCTGATGCTTTTGGCACAAGCCAGAAGCCATTCTCTAGTGCAAtccag AAAAACTTAATTCAAGAAAAGCAAGCAGGAAATCACTATGCAATGACAGTCTTTCCTCCACAGCACTTTGGTGCACAGGCAGTTCAACATCCTCATGAAGTGAAGATGTTCCCCATATCCAACCAACACAACCAAACAATTCCTTTGGGTTTGAGCACACATGTTATCCAATCTCACACTACTTCTGGGCAGAACACAATTGCTTCTACCATCATACCACAACCCTTAGGTGGGATTCCAATTGCAACCCCTGTTTCTGTTCTTCCCTCAAGTTCCATGGTTGGTACCACTGATCTCAG GAATGCTCCAAAAACCTCAGGGTCATCTGCTCAGCTGACCATCTTTTATGCTGGTTCTGTGAATGTTTATGATGATGTATCTCCCGAAAAG GCTCAGGCAATTATGTTACTGGCAGGAAATGGGTCTTCTCCAACTCATAGCAAACCAGTTCCCATGGCTCAAGTGCAGGCACCATTGCCCAGGCCTGCAACATCTGAAAGTTTTGTTAAGAGCTGGTCCCATACTACATCATCGTGTTCTGGCATTCCAAGCCTTCCAAACGTTCTTTCTGGGACTTCACATGGTGGTCCTCAGTGTGGAGGAAGATCTAATAGCCATGAATTAACAATGGTAAAGCCAGTGGTAGCTTCAACTTCTCATAGCAACCATTCGGAACCTCCTAAGGTAGTCAGTTCAGTAGGATCTGCTACAACAACCGTGGTTCCAACAG CTGTGCCTCAGGCACGAAAAGCATCCTTGGCTCGGTTTTTGGAGAAGCGCAAGGAGAG GGTGGTGAGTACATCGCCTTACTTTGTCAAGAACAAATCTCCAGAATGCAGCACACATGGATCCGATGATCAGAGTTTCTCTGTCCCCTCTCATGGTTCATATCCTCTCTCAGCCAGTAATTAG
- the LOC107419347 gene encoding protein TIFY 6B isoform X1, with product MERDFLGLSSKKESLAVHEEPTDGGYKNSAVVRDSGMQWSFSNKVSALPQFLSFKAAQEDRSRKTVQDPLASSTYMTISPADAFGTSQKPFSSAIQKNLIQEKQAGNHYAMTVFPPQHFGAQAVQHPHEVKMFPISNQHNQTIPLGLSTHVIQSHTTSGQNTIASTIIPQPLGGIPIATPVSVLPSSSMVGTTDLRNAPKTSGSSAQLTIFYAGSVNVYDDVSPEKAQAIMLLAGNGSSPTHSKPVPMAQVQAPLPRPATSESFVKSWSHTTSSCSGIPSLPNVLSGTSHGGPQCGGRSNSHELTMVKPVVASTSHSNHSEPPKVVSSVGSATTTVVPTAVPQARKASLARFLEKRKERVVSTSPYFVKNKSPECSTHGSDDQSFSVPSHGSYPLSASN from the exons ATGGAGAGAGATTTCTTGGGTTTGAGTTCTAAAAAAGAATCGTTGGCTGTGCATGAAGAACCCACTGATGGTGGTTATAAGAATTCag CAGTTGTGAGGGATTCAGGGATGCAGTGGTCATTTTCAAACAAGGTTTCTGCCCTTCCGCAGTTTTTGTCTTTCAAGGCTGCTCAGGAAGATAGGTCAAGAAAGACAGTTCAAGATCCACTTGCATCATCAACTTACATGACTATATCGCCTGCTGATGCTTTTGGCACAAGCCAGAAGCCATTCTCTAGTGCAAtccag AAAAACTTAATTCAAGAAAAGCAAGCAGGAAATCACTATGCAATGACAGTCTTTCCTCCACAGCACTTTGGTGCACAGGCAGTTCAACATCCTCATGAAGTGAAGATGTTCCCCATATCCAACCAACACAACCAAACAATTCCTTTGGGTTTGAGCACACATGTTATCCAATCTCACACTACTTCTGGGCAGAACACAATTGCTTCTACCATCATACCACAACCCTTAGGTGGGATTCCAATTGCAACCCCTGTTTCTGTTCTTCCCTCAAGTTCCATGGTTGGTACCACTGATCTCAG GAATGCTCCAAAAACCTCAGGGTCATCTGCTCAGCTGACCATCTTTTATGCTGGTTCTGTGAATGTTTATGATGATGTATCTCCCGAAAAG GCTCAGGCAATTATGTTACTGGCAGGAAATGGGTCTTCTCCAACTCATAGCAAACCAGTTCCCATGGCTCAAGTGCAGGCACCATTGCCCAGGCCTGCAACATCTGAAAGTTTTGTTAAGAGCTGGTCCCATACTACATCATCGTGTTCTGGCATTCCAAGCCTTCCAAACGTTCTTTCTGGGACTTCACATGGTGGTCCTCAGTGTGGAGGAAGATCTAATAGCCATGAATTAACAATGGTAAAGCCAGTGGTAGCTTCAACTTCTCATAGCAACCATTCGGAACCTCCTAAGGTAGTCAGTTCAGTAGGATCTGCTACAACAACCGTGGTTCCAACAG CTGTGCCTCAGGCACGAAAAGCATCCTTGGCTCGGTTTTTGGAGAAGCGCAAGGAGAG GGTGGTGAGTACATCGCCTTACTTTGTCAAGAACAAATCTCCAGAATGCAGCACACATGGATCCGATGATCAGAGTTTCTCTGTCCCCTCTCATGGTTCATATCCTCTCTCAGCCAGTAATTAG